A single Panthera tigris isolate Pti1 chromosome A3, P.tigris_Pti1_mat1.1, whole genome shotgun sequence DNA region contains:
- the TMEM150A gene encoding transmembrane protein 150A isoform X3: MTAWILLPVSLSAFSITGLWTVYAMAVMNRHACPVENWSYNESCSPDPAEQGGPKTCCTLDDVPLISKCGTYPPESCLFSLIGNMGAFMVALICLLRYGQLLEQSRHSWVNTTTLITGCTNAAGLVVVGNFQVDHAKSLHYIGTGVAFSAGLLFVCLHCALCYHGATAPQDLAMAYVRIVLAAIAFVTLILSAVFFMHESSQLQHGAALCEWVFVIDILIFYGTFSYEFGAVSSETLVAALQPAPGRAAKSSGSGRTSTHLTCAPESIAMI, encoded by the exons ATGACCGCCTGGATCCTCCTTCCTGTCAGCTTGTCAGCATTCTCTATCACTGGCCTATGGACTGT GTATGCCATGGCCGTGATGAACCGCCACGCATGCCCTGTGGAGAACTG GTCCTACAACGAGTCCTGCTCTCCTGACCCCGCTGAACAAGGGGGCCCCAAGACTTGCTGCACCCTGGATGATGTCCCCCTCATCAG caAGTGTGGCACATATCCCCCAGAGAGCTGCCTCTTCAGCCTCATTGGCAACATGGGTGCTTTCATGG TGGCTCTGATCTGCCTGCTGCGCTACGGGCAGCTCCTGGAGCAGAGTCGTCATTCCTGGGTCAACACCACAACACTCATCACAGGCTGCACCAACGCTGCGGGCCTTGTGGTGGTCGGCAACTTCCAG GTGGATCATGCTAAGTCTCTGCACTACATCGGAACTGGTGTGGCCTTCTCCGCCGGGCTGCTCTTTGTCTGCCTGCACTGTGCCCTCTGCTACCACGGGGCCACCGCCCCCCAGGACCTGGCTATGGCCTACGTGCGGATTGTGCTGGCAGCCATCGCCTTTGTCACCCTGATCCTCA GTGCGGTCTTCTTTATGCACGAGAGCTCTCAGCTGCAGCATGGGGCAGCCCTGTGCGAGTGGGTGTTTGTCATTGACATCCTCATTTTCTACGGCACTTTCAGCTATGAGTTCGGAGCAGTGTCGTCAGAGACGCTGGTGGCTGCGCTGCAGCCTGCCCCTGGCCGGGCCGCCAAGTCCTCTGGAAGCGGTCGCACCTCCACTCACCTCACCTGTGCCCCCGAAAGCATCGCCATGATCTGA
- the TMEM150A gene encoding transmembrane protein 150A isoform X1: MVLAKYPKVAGPAPSFPPTSCPSPHTTTTLAPLPHDRLDPPSCQLVSILYHWPMDCVCHGRDEPPRMPCGELVWRTLQTASLQSSLHLCSLLGRGCCEQASWRPWPSLLLADTGNACPSPGMTSSPSTCFPPSLHPFGICLSPVLGGGLSCPCQENTGRVVSEKPEGTGWENPFPPVYSLSCLPGPTTSPALLTPLNKGAPRLAAPWMMSPSSVALICLLRYGQLLEQSRHSWVNTTTLITGCTNAAGLVVVGNFQVDHAKSLHYIGTGVAFSAGLLFVCLHCALCYHGATAPQDLAMAYVRIVLAAIAFVTLILSAVFFMHESSQLQHGAALCEWVFVIDILIFYGTFSYEFGAVSSETLVAALQPAPGRAAKSSGSGRTSTHLTCAPESIAMI, encoded by the exons ATGGTTTTGGCGAAGTACCCTAAGGTAGCTGGGCCGGCCCCCTCTTTCCCACCTACCTcttgcccttccccccacaccaccaccaccctggctcccctcccTCATGACCGCCTGGATCCTCCTTCCTGTCAGCTTGTCAGCATTCTCTATCACTGGCCTATGGACTGT GTATGCCATGGCCGTGATGAACCGCCACGCATGCCCTGTGGAGAACTGGTATGGCGCACTCTGCAGACAGCCTCCCTCCAAAGCTCCCTTCATCTCTGCTCCCTCTTGGGTCGGGGCTGTTGTGAGCAAGCCAGTTGGAGACCCTGGCCCTCACTGCTCTTAGCTGACACTGGCaatgcctgcccctccccaggcatGACTTCAAGCCCATCCACCTGTTTCCCACCATCCCTTCACCCCTTTGGCATCTGTCTCAGTCCAGTTCTGGGAGGTGGGCTCTCCTGCCCCTGCCAAGAGAATACTGGGAGGGTAGTCTCTGAGAAGCCGGAGGGTACAGGCTGGGAGAACCCCTTTCCCCCAGTCTACTCTCTGTCCTGCCTGCCAGGTCCTACAACGAGTCCTGCTCTCCTGACCCCGCTGAACAAGGGGGCCCCAAGACTTGCTGCACCCTGGATGATGTCCCCCTCATCAG TGGCTCTGATCTGCCTGCTGCGCTACGGGCAGCTCCTGGAGCAGAGTCGTCATTCCTGGGTCAACACCACAACACTCATCACAGGCTGCACCAACGCTGCGGGCCTTGTGGTGGTCGGCAACTTCCAG GTGGATCATGCTAAGTCTCTGCACTACATCGGAACTGGTGTGGCCTTCTCCGCCGGGCTGCTCTTTGTCTGCCTGCACTGTGCCCTCTGCTACCACGGGGCCACCGCCCCCCAGGACCTGGCTATGGCCTACGTGCGGATTGTGCTGGCAGCCATCGCCTTTGTCACCCTGATCCTCA GTGCGGTCTTCTTTATGCACGAGAGCTCTCAGCTGCAGCATGGGGCAGCCCTGTGCGAGTGGGTGTTTGTCATTGACATCCTCATTTTCTACGGCACTTTCAGCTATGAGTTCGGAGCAGTGTCGTCAGAGACGCTGGTGGCTGCGCTGCAGCCTGCCCCTGGCCGGGCCGCCAAGTCCTCTGGAAGCGGTCGCACCTCCACTCACCTCACCTGTGCCCCCGAAAGCATCGCCATGATCTGA
- the TMEM150A gene encoding transmembrane protein 150A isoform X2: MVLAKYPKVCHGRDEPPRMPCGELVWRTLQTASLQSSLHLCSLLGRGCCEQASWRPWPSLLLADTGNACPSPGMTSSPSTCFPPSLHPFGICLSPVLGGGLSCPCQENTGRVVSEKPEGTGWENPFPPVYSLSCLPGPTTSPALLTPLNKGAPRLAAPWMMSPSSVALICLLRYGQLLEQSRHSWVNTTTLITGCTNAAGLVVVGNFQVDHAKSLHYIGTGVAFSAGLLFVCLHCALCYHGATAPQDLAMAYVRIVLAAIAFVTLILSAVFFMHESSQLQHGAALCEWVFVIDILIFYGTFSYEFGAVSSETLVAALQPAPGRAAKSSGSGRTSTHLTCAPESIAMI; encoded by the exons ATGGTTTTGGCGAAGTACCCTAAG GTATGCCATGGCCGTGATGAACCGCCACGCATGCCCTGTGGAGAACTGGTATGGCGCACTCTGCAGACAGCCTCCCTCCAAAGCTCCCTTCATCTCTGCTCCCTCTTGGGTCGGGGCTGTTGTGAGCAAGCCAGTTGGAGACCCTGGCCCTCACTGCTCTTAGCTGACACTGGCaatgcctgcccctccccaggcatGACTTCAAGCCCATCCACCTGTTTCCCACCATCCCTTCACCCCTTTGGCATCTGTCTCAGTCCAGTTCTGGGAGGTGGGCTCTCCTGCCCCTGCCAAGAGAATACTGGGAGGGTAGTCTCTGAGAAGCCGGAGGGTACAGGCTGGGAGAACCCCTTTCCCCCAGTCTACTCTCTGTCCTGCCTGCCAGGTCCTACAACGAGTCCTGCTCTCCTGACCCCGCTGAACAAGGGGGCCCCAAGACTTGCTGCACCCTGGATGATGTCCCCCTCATCAG TGGCTCTGATCTGCCTGCTGCGCTACGGGCAGCTCCTGGAGCAGAGTCGTCATTCCTGGGTCAACACCACAACACTCATCACAGGCTGCACCAACGCTGCGGGCCTTGTGGTGGTCGGCAACTTCCAG GTGGATCATGCTAAGTCTCTGCACTACATCGGAACTGGTGTGGCCTTCTCCGCCGGGCTGCTCTTTGTCTGCCTGCACTGTGCCCTCTGCTACCACGGGGCCACCGCCCCCCAGGACCTGGCTATGGCCTACGTGCGGATTGTGCTGGCAGCCATCGCCTTTGTCACCCTGATCCTCA GTGCGGTCTTCTTTATGCACGAGAGCTCTCAGCTGCAGCATGGGGCAGCCCTGTGCGAGTGGGTGTTTGTCATTGACATCCTCATTTTCTACGGCACTTTCAGCTATGAGTTCGGAGCAGTGTCGTCAGAGACGCTGGTGGCTGCGCTGCAGCCTGCCCCTGGCCGGGCCGCCAAGTCCTCTGGAAGCGGTCGCACCTCCACTCACCTCACCTGTGCCCCCGAAAGCATCGCCATGATCTGA
- the TMEM150A gene encoding transmembrane protein 150A isoform X4: MAVMNRHACPVENWSYNESCSPDPAEQGGPKTCCTLDDVPLISKCGTYPPESCLFSLIGNMGAFMVALICLLRYGQLLEQSRHSWVNTTTLITGCTNAAGLVVVGNFQVDHAKSLHYIGTGVAFSAGLLFVCLHCALCYHGATAPQDLAMAYVRIVLAAIAFVTLILSAVFFMHESSQLQHGAALCEWVFVIDILIFYGTFSYEFGAVSSETLVAALQPAPGRAAKSSGSGRTSTHLTCAPESIAMI; the protein is encoded by the exons ATGGCCGTGATGAACCGCCACGCATGCCCTGTGGAGAACTG GTCCTACAACGAGTCCTGCTCTCCTGACCCCGCTGAACAAGGGGGCCCCAAGACTTGCTGCACCCTGGATGATGTCCCCCTCATCAG caAGTGTGGCACATATCCCCCAGAGAGCTGCCTCTTCAGCCTCATTGGCAACATGGGTGCTTTCATGG TGGCTCTGATCTGCCTGCTGCGCTACGGGCAGCTCCTGGAGCAGAGTCGTCATTCCTGGGTCAACACCACAACACTCATCACAGGCTGCACCAACGCTGCGGGCCTTGTGGTGGTCGGCAACTTCCAG GTGGATCATGCTAAGTCTCTGCACTACATCGGAACTGGTGTGGCCTTCTCCGCCGGGCTGCTCTTTGTCTGCCTGCACTGTGCCCTCTGCTACCACGGGGCCACCGCCCCCCAGGACCTGGCTATGGCCTACGTGCGGATTGTGCTGGCAGCCATCGCCTTTGTCACCCTGATCCTCA GTGCGGTCTTCTTTATGCACGAGAGCTCTCAGCTGCAGCATGGGGCAGCCCTGTGCGAGTGGGTGTTTGTCATTGACATCCTCATTTTCTACGGCACTTTCAGCTATGAGTTCGGAGCAGTGTCGTCAGAGACGCTGGTGGCTGCGCTGCAGCCTGCCCCTGGCCGGGCCGCCAAGTCCTCTGGAAGCGGTCGCACCTCCACTCACCTCACCTGTGCCCCCGAAAGCATCGCCATGATCTGA